The Natrinema sp. HArc-T2 genome has a segment encoding these proteins:
- a CDS encoding tyrosine-type recombinase/integrase: MTNLEPLRPEKAVEMYLTSREDEVTKKSLQNIKSDLKVFMQWCDERDITDMNDVDGRALADFRTWRGEQVKLITLKHNLWTIKKYVRFCEQVDAVPEGTSEKVVIPETTDADEVNDSFIRASDAEDILEYLEKFEYASIRHAVFYTLWHTGIRSSSLLALDLKDFYPEENKLCIRHRPTTGTTLKNKERGERNVFIKDELVAVLRNFINENRADVLDEHGRRPLFATTDTRVSRTTVQRLIYTATSPCYIGKECPHDREPDTCEANSYNLACKCPSSLSPHPLRKGAITHTLNKDTPKDVISDRMDVSREVLDKHYNKQSKDEQMETRRKYLNGL; this comes from the coding sequence ATGACGAATCTCGAACCTCTCCGACCGGAGAAGGCAGTTGAAATGTACCTGACCAGCCGTGAGGACGAAGTGACGAAGAAGTCACTCCAAAATATCAAGTCCGATCTTAAGGTGTTCATGCAGTGGTGTGACGAACGCGATATCACGGATATGAATGACGTAGACGGTCGAGCGTTGGCCGACTTCCGAACGTGGCGTGGTGAGCAGGTGAAACTAATCACGCTCAAGCACAACCTGTGGACTATCAAGAAGTACGTCCGCTTCTGTGAGCAGGTGGACGCCGTACCAGAGGGCACCAGCGAGAAGGTGGTCATTCCAGAGACGACCGACGCCGACGAGGTCAACGATTCGTTCATTCGAGCGAGCGACGCCGAGGATATCCTCGAGTACCTTGAGAAATTCGAGTACGCCTCTATTCGTCATGCTGTATTCTACACACTATGGCATACAGGGATACGAAGTAGTTCACTTCTCGCTCTCGATCTCAAGGACTTCTATCCCGAGGAGAACAAACTGTGTATCCGACACCGGCCAACAACTGGAACCACTCTCAAGAACAAAGAGCGCGGCGAGCGTAACGTGTTCATCAAGGACGAATTGGTGGCGGTTCTACGCAACTTCATTAACGAGAATCGCGCCGACGTGCTGGACGAACACGGACGCCGACCACTGTTCGCAACGACGGATACGCGCGTCTCTCGCACTACCGTTCAACGACTGATCTATACGGCCACAAGTCCGTGTTATATCGGGAAGGAGTGTCCGCACGACCGGGAACCGGACACCTGTGAAGCCAACTCCTACAACCTCGCCTGTAAGTGTCCCTCGTCGCTCTCACCGCATCCCCTTCGGAAGGGTGCAATCACCCACACACTCAACAAAGATACGCCCAAGGACGTAATCAGCGACCGTATGGACGTAAGTAGAGAAGTGCTTGATAAACACTACAATAAACAGTCGAAGGACGAGCAGATGGAAACCCGACGGAAGTACCTCAACGGACTTTAG